In Elusimicrobiota bacterium, one DNA window encodes the following:
- the ilvB gene encoding biosynthetic-type acetolactate synthase large subunit, with product MTHKPTEHTHFLSCLVEDRPGVLARIAGLISSRGFNIDSLAVGGTQIPGVSRISLVCKGDDKVIGQIISQLNKLVDVVRVSDLSWEDNVESELVLVKIGSTDRTGVAHSCQPFHARVHDSAAGFVIENAGRAGEVDALLKALEPFGIQEVSRTGRVLLQRGKTLDMSADLALHADAALPTGGEPMTGADMIPRVLAQEGVTTVFGYSGGAILPAIDAFFRFNEKQSEGKKIRYIVPANEQGAGFMASGFARSTGQVGVALVTSGPGATNTVTPIRDAMADSVPLVVLTGQVPRPAIGTDAFQEAPVFNIMMACAKHVFLVEKPEELESTLRTAFWIARTGRPGPVVVDIPKDVQVTPGQFKGAGLLPLRGYRRRVEALSESRLSESQGRTFFQRLAEAHRPLLYVGGGVINANASAELKEFAETFNIPVVTTLMGIGALDNRHPLSMHMLGMHGTPYGNYAVEDCDFLFAVGARFDDRVAGKVSEFAPKASFIAHLDIDPAEIGKVKTPTWSHVADAKRGLRDLIDAGKKWGFKRDFSAWIKHTDATRKAHPLNYNRTAEKIQPYAVLEKIAEMTRGEAIVTTGVGQHQMWAAQYGRTAVPRRWLTSGSMGTMGYGLPAAIGAQFANPGKLVIDVDGDGSLRMNFSEMETITTYNLPVKVLLLNNEGDGMVRQWQTLYFNKRYFAIDKNLHTLDFVKAAQAMGFPYARRIDKPADVDGALKEFLGAPGPAFLDVTIDPFAFVYPMVGPGMGYKEMATGEWIKSRPHSTAPHEVPGDVVPDLF from the coding sequence ATGACGCACAAACCAACGGAACACACGCACTTTCTCTCCTGCCTGGTGGAAGACCGCCCGGGCGTTTTGGCCCGCATCGCCGGGTTGATTTCCAGCCGCGGCTTCAACATCGATTCGCTGGCCGTCGGCGGCACTCAAATCCCCGGGGTTTCCCGAATTTCGCTGGTGTGCAAAGGCGACGACAAGGTCATCGGCCAGATCATCAGCCAATTGAATAAATTGGTGGACGTGGTCCGGGTGTCGGACCTGAGCTGGGAAGACAACGTGGAAAGCGAATTGGTCCTGGTCAAGATCGGATCGACCGATCGGACCGGGGTGGCCCATTCGTGCCAACCGTTTCACGCCCGGGTGCACGACAGCGCCGCGGGTTTTGTGATCGAAAACGCCGGCCGGGCCGGCGAGGTGGACGCCCTTCTGAAGGCCCTCGAACCCTTCGGCATCCAAGAGGTGTCGCGGACGGGCCGCGTGCTGTTGCAACGGGGGAAAACCCTCGACATGTCGGCCGATTTGGCCCTCCACGCCGACGCCGCCCTCCCCACGGGGGGAGAGCCCATGACCGGGGCGGACATGATTCCCCGGGTCTTGGCCCAGGAAGGCGTGACCACCGTGTTCGGCTATTCGGGCGGCGCCATTCTGCCGGCCATCGATGCTTTCTTCCGGTTCAACGAAAAGCAGTCGGAGGGTAAAAAAATTCGGTACATCGTCCCCGCCAACGAACAGGGGGCGGGATTCATGGCCTCCGGGTTTGCCCGCTCCACCGGACAGGTGGGGGTGGCGCTCGTGACCTCGGGGCCCGGGGCCACCAACACGGTGACCCCCATTCGAGACGCCATGGCGGATTCGGTCCCCCTGGTCGTTTTGACGGGGCAGGTGCCCCGGCCCGCCATCGGCACCGACGCTTTCCAAGAGGCGCCGGTTTTCAACATTATGATGGCCTGCGCCAAGCACGTTTTTTTGGTGGAGAAACCCGAGGAATTGGAAAGCACCCTGCGCACGGCTTTTTGGATCGCCCGCACGGGCCGGCCGGGTCCCGTGGTGGTGGACATTCCCAAAGACGTCCAGGTCACGCCCGGGCAGTTTAAGGGCGCGGGGCTCCTTCCCTTGCGCGGCTATCGCCGGCGGGTGGAGGCGCTGTCCGAATCCCGGCTGTCGGAATCCCAGGGGCGGACCTTTTTTCAGCGTTTGGCCGAGGCCCACCGGCCTCTATTGTATGTCGGGGGCGGGGTGATCAACGCCAACGCGTCGGCCGAACTCAAGGAATTTGCGGAAACCTTTAATATCCCCGTCGTGACGACGCTCATGGGCATCGGCGCCCTGGACAACCGGCACCCGCTGTCCATGCACATGCTGGGCATGCACGGGACGCCCTACGGGAACTACGCGGTGGAGGACTGTGATTTCCTCTTCGCCGTGGGCGCGCGCTTCGACGACCGGGTGGCGGGGAAAGTGTCGGAATTCGCCCCCAAGGCGTCCTTCATCGCCCACCTGGACATCGACCCGGCGGAAATCGGAAAAGTGAAAACGCCGACCTGGTCCCACGTGGCCGACGCCAAGCGGGGCCTGCGGGATTTGATCGACGCGGGCAAAAAATGGGGGTTCAAGCGGGATTTCTCGGCCTGGATCAAGCACACGGACGCGACCCGGAAGGCGCACCCGTTGAATTACAACCGGACCGCCGAAAAAATCCAGCCCTACGCCGTCCTGGAAAAGATCGCCGAGATGACCCGGGGCGAAGCCATCGTAACGACGGGCGTGGGCCAACATCAGATGTGGGCGGCGCAATACGGCCGCACCGCCGTGCCCCGGCGCTGGCTGACCTCGGGGTCCATGGGCACCATGGGTTACGGCCTGCCGGCCGCCATCGGGGCCCAATTCGCCAATCCGGGAAAGCTGGTGATCGACGTCGACGGCGACGGCAGCCTGCGGATGAATTTCAGCGAAATGGAAACCATCACCACCTACAACTTGCCGGTCAAGGTCCTCCTGTTGAACAACGAGGGGGACGGCATGGTGCGTCAGTGGCAGACCTTGTATTTCAACAAGCGTTACTTCGCCATCGACAAGAATCTTCACACCCTGGATTTTGTCAAAGCGGCCCAGGCCATGGGGTTCCCTTACGCCCGCCGGATCGACAAACCCGCCGACGTGGACGGGGCCCTGAAGGAGTTCCTGGGCGCCCCCGGGCCGGCTTTTCTGGACGTGACCATCGATCCCTTCGCCTTTGTTTACCCGATGGTGGGGCCGGGGATGGGTTACAAGGAAATGGCGACCGGGGAGTGGATCAAATCCCGCCCCCACTCGACCGCCCCCCACGAAGTGCCGGGGGACGTGGTTCCGGATCTGTTTTAA
- a CDS encoding ankyrin repeat domain-containing protein — protein MSKNGWAWGLVLMGGAGFPAGACDVWGPLAAGDLKGVKSCVDSSNVNVLSGTDSPLTAAAKFAFRDPADIVTVLLDEGAKINFQGEEKRTALMNASGKGWSQSVDLLLKKGADVRPRDANGRTALMYAGDAYTSAIIDQLLAAGAKASDADADGRTPLMAAVVHVRKMGPAGEIERAKTIDRLLAAQADINARDKEGKTALMLAAESGQSEAVRKLLAAKASVNLQSKDGRTALQHALFADKGPESKLLMEAGADINLADAEGRTPLMSVLDWRRDALVDELLNRNADVNRKSNEGKTALMEAVEARREDYIQKLMQHKAQINLQNKAGDTALMIAARLNSAEKCVKTLLRYTPNITLKNAAGKTALAIAEEAHHAESVFFLRAQRDSGAAGKKTTDSNAGSRPGPRSGGSKSFLSNKSGNAKSSGTPAR, from the coding sequence GATTTAAAAGGGGTGAAATCCTGCGTGGATTCGTCGAACGTGAACGTCCTTTCCGGGACGGACTCCCCCTTGACGGCGGCCGCCAAGTTCGCTTTTCGGGATCCGGCGGACATCGTGACGGTGTTGTTGGACGAAGGCGCGAAAATTAATTTTCAGGGCGAAGAGAAACGGACCGCGCTGATGAACGCGTCGGGCAAGGGGTGGAGCCAATCCGTGGACCTCCTCCTCAAAAAAGGAGCCGACGTCCGCCCCCGGGACGCCAACGGCCGCACGGCTCTGATGTACGCGGGCGACGCCTACACGTCGGCGATCATCGATCAATTGTTGGCCGCCGGGGCGAAGGCCAGCGACGCCGACGCGGACGGGCGCACCCCGTTGATGGCCGCGGTCGTTCACGTCCGCAAGATGGGACCCGCGGGGGAAATCGAACGGGCCAAGACCATCGACCGGCTTTTGGCGGCCCAAGCCGACATCAACGCCCGGGACAAGGAAGGCAAAACCGCCCTGATGCTGGCCGCGGAAAGCGGTCAATCCGAAGCCGTTCGGAAACTGCTGGCGGCGAAAGCGTCCGTCAATCTGCAGTCCAAGGACGGCCGAACGGCTCTTCAGCACGCCCTATTCGCCGATAAAGGCCCCGAAAGCAAACTGTTGATGGAAGCCGGGGCCGACATTAATCTCGCGGACGCCGAAGGCCGAACGCCGCTCATGTCGGTGTTGGATTGGCGCCGCGACGCCTTGGTGGACGAATTGTTGAACCGAAACGCCGATGTGAACCGGAAATCCAACGAGGGGAAAACGGCGTTGATGGAAGCGGTGGAGGCCCGCCGGGAGGACTACATTCAAAAGCTGATGCAACACAAGGCCCAGATCAACCTTCAAAACAAGGCGGGGGACACGGCGTTGATGATCGCCGCCCGCTTGAATTCCGCTGAAAAGTGCGTCAAAACTCTTCTCCGCTACACCCCAAACATCACCCTCAAGAACGCGGCGGGGAAAACGGCCTTGGCCATCGCCGAGGAGGCCCATCACGCCGAGTCGGTCTTTTTTCTTCGGGCCCAGCGGGACAGCGGGGCCGCGGGAAAAAAAACGACGGATTCCAACGCGGGGAGCCGCCCGGGCCCGCGGTCCGGAGGATCGAAATCCTTTTTATCCAACAAGTCGGGCAACGCGAAAAGTTCCGGAACGCCCGCCCGGTGA